In Cyclopterus lumpus isolate fCycLum1 chromosome 17, fCycLum1.pri, whole genome shotgun sequence, a genomic segment contains:
- the mapre2 gene encoding microtubule-associated protein RP/EB family member 2 isoform X1, with product MPGPTQALSPNGENNNDIDPDNGTNIIPYRKNTVRGERAYSWGMAVNVYSTSITQETMSRHDITAWVNDILCLNYTKVEQLSSGAAYCQFMDLLFPGCISLKKVKFQAKLEHEYIHNFKLLQASFKRMNVDKIIPVEKLVKGRFQDNLDFIQWFKKFFDANYDGKEYDPMAARQGQDAIPPPDPGEQIFNLPKKSHHAASSPTAGASRSSSTTPKIATPTSRPSSAKKIPAMATLIPAKGEKELEAQVTHLTEQMNTLKSALEGVEKERDYYFSKLREVEVLCQDQGEESALFVDQLMEVLYASDEQEGAELAEGDGQEVEQQAHEEAPNDQQEEQDEY from the exons ATGCCCGGTCCCACCCAAGCCCTTTCCCCAAATGGAGAGAATAACAACGACATCGACCCGGACAACGGAACCAACATCATTCCTTACAGGAAAAACACAGTGCGGGGAGAGCGCGCCTACAG TTGGGGGATGGCGGTCAACGTATATTCTACCTCAATAACCCAGGAGACTATGAGCAGgcatgacatcactgcctgGGTTAACGATATCCTCTGCCTAAACTACACGAAAGTGGAGCAGCTCTCCTCAG GAGCCGCGTATTGCCAGTTCATGGATCTGCTCTTCCCCGGCTGCATCAGTCTTAAGAAGGTCAAGTTTCAAGCCAAGCTGGAGCACGAGTACATTCACAATTTCAAACTGTTGCAGGCTTCCTTCAAACGGATGAATGTGGACAAG ATCATCCCCGTCGAGAAACTGGTTAAAGGCAGATTTCAGGACAATCTCGATTTCATCCAGTGGTTTAAGAAGTTCTTCGATGCCAATTACGACGGCAAAGAGTACGACCCGATGGCAGCCAGACAGGGTCAGGATGCCATCCCCCCACCTGACCCCGGTGAGCAGAtcttcaacctgccaaagaagTCCCACCATGCAGCCAGCTCCCCGACGGCAG GAGCGTCGCGGTCGAGCTCTACAACTCCCAAGATCGCGACGCCGACGTCCAGACCTTCGTCAGCCAAAAAGATCCCTGCGATGGCGACACTGATTCCTGCCAAAGGGGAGAAAGAACTGGAAGCGCAGGTCACGCATCTCACCGAGCAG atGAACACATTAAAGTCAGCACTGGAGGgcgtggagaaggagagggactACTACTTCAGCAAGCTGCGGGAGGTGGAGGTGCTGTGCCAGGATCAGGGTGAAGAGAGTGCCCTGTTTGTCGATCAGCTGATGGAGGTCCTTTACGCTTCAGACGAGCAG gAGGGAGCGGAGCTGGCTGAGGgcgacggacaggaagtggagcagcAAGCCCATGAGGAGGCGCCAAATGatcagcaggaggagcaggatgaaTACTGA
- the mapre2 gene encoding microtubule-associated protein RP/EB family member 2 isoform X2 — MAVNVYSTSITQETMSRHDITAWVNDILCLNYTKVEQLSSGAAYCQFMDLLFPGCISLKKVKFQAKLEHEYIHNFKLLQASFKRMNVDKIIPVEKLVKGRFQDNLDFIQWFKKFFDANYDGKEYDPMAARQGQDAIPPPDPGEQIFNLPKKSHHAASSPTAGASRSSSTTPKIATPTSRPSSAKKIPAMATLIPAKGEKELEAQVTHLTEQMNTLKSALEGVEKERDYYFSKLREVEVLCQDQGEESALFVDQLMEVLYASDEQEGAELAEGDGQEVEQQAHEEAPNDQQEEQDEY; from the exons ATGGCGGTCAACGTATATTCTACCTCAATAACCCAGGAGACTATGAGCAGgcatgacatcactgcctgGGTTAACGATATCCTCTGCCTAAACTACACGAAAGTGGAGCAGCTCTCCTCAG GAGCCGCGTATTGCCAGTTCATGGATCTGCTCTTCCCCGGCTGCATCAGTCTTAAGAAGGTCAAGTTTCAAGCCAAGCTGGAGCACGAGTACATTCACAATTTCAAACTGTTGCAGGCTTCCTTCAAACGGATGAATGTGGACAAG ATCATCCCCGTCGAGAAACTGGTTAAAGGCAGATTTCAGGACAATCTCGATTTCATCCAGTGGTTTAAGAAGTTCTTCGATGCCAATTACGACGGCAAAGAGTACGACCCGATGGCAGCCAGACAGGGTCAGGATGCCATCCCCCCACCTGACCCCGGTGAGCAGAtcttcaacctgccaaagaagTCCCACCATGCAGCCAGCTCCCCGACGGCAG GAGCGTCGCGGTCGAGCTCTACAACTCCCAAGATCGCGACGCCGACGTCCAGACCTTCGTCAGCCAAAAAGATCCCTGCGATGGCGACACTGATTCCTGCCAAAGGGGAGAAAGAACTGGAAGCGCAGGTCACGCATCTCACCGAGCAG atGAACACATTAAAGTCAGCACTGGAGGgcgtggagaaggagagggactACTACTTCAGCAAGCTGCGGGAGGTGGAGGTGCTGTGCCAGGATCAGGGTGAAGAGAGTGCCCTGTTTGTCGATCAGCTGATGGAGGTCCTTTACGCTTCAGACGAGCAG gAGGGAGCGGAGCTGGCTGAGGgcgacggacaggaagtggagcagcAAGCCCATGAGGAGGCGCCAAATGatcagcaggaggagcaggatgaaTACTGA